The following is a genomic window from Psychrobacter immobilis.
TATAGGCGCGTCGTTCTGCGCATTTAAGCGGTTATCGTGCTGGTAGGATTTTATCGCTGTAAACGATATAGCACCCTAGCAAAAACCACGTCTAACTAGAAACCACTCGCATTGGATACAAAAAATAATAGTTGCTTACTATAACATATAATAACTTTTCGACGCATACGATTATCAGTACAAAGTATAAAAGTCATTTTTAATTTGTAAAAAAATCAACACACTACCGTTTTTGAGTACGTTGATTGAGTATCGGCTTTATTGTTTTTAGGCGTATGTGGTACGTGAATATTCTTGCTGTGGCAATGAACGAATCGTGAGAAATAAAAGCTGTTTGGAGCACTGGAAAGTGATTTGAACAGGGTTATATAGAAAGTGCGCTGATAAAAATAGGCACCCAAACGGCGGTGACCAGCCCGTTTACTGCCAGTCCAAATGCCGCATAACGCCCAGCAGTGTGGCTAATTTGCCATGCTTCGACGGTACCAAAAGCATGTGCTGCCAATCCAAGTGCTAAGCCCTTGGCACGGTCATCATCTATACCGCGAAATAAAAAGCGCGCCAAAGTACCACCGATAAGCCCTGAGACAATAATAATTAAGTTCGCCATGGCTAGTGGTGCTTTAATTAGATCTGCGACACTCAGACCGATGGGTGTGGTCACTGAACGCGTTGCGAAAGCGAGTATGGTGTCGTGACTTAATGAAAATAAATAAGCCAATGACATCGGTAGCAATGCACCAACCACACTTGCAAGGATAACTATGAGAGTAAGCTTTTTGACTGGCAGACCTTTAAAGTTCATTGCTGCTAATGGTACTGCCAACAGTACGGTGACATATCCCAATAAGTGATCAAATACAGGCTTGGCAACATCGTAATAATCGTTGTAATCCCATTGTAGGATAAACAAAAATAAGAGAACAAGCGCCAACGCCGTAATCACCATCGGCAGCCATGAGAGCTTACGTGCCAATACACGAGCAGTCACATGAGCGATTAGCGTTAATAATATCGCCGCAAAGGTTGCCACAAACACGTTATCAAAAGTCATTGCATTTCCTTGTTCATGCAGCTCATAGCTGTCCTTTGTGCTCTTCAACGGTGGTGCTATCGATGCTAACATCGTGATTGAGCGAACGGTTGGCAAGTATGGCAAGTCCCCAAAGCGGTATGAGTGTGCTAATCATCATCGTCAGCATAACGCCCCAAAGCTCATCACCTAAAGCGAATAGCAGTAAACCTGCACCTGCAGACACGGGCAAAAAAGCAAAACCGCTATCCACCAATAAAGTGTTACTGGCTTGGGTGAGCCAACTGGGCAGCCCTTTAAGTAATCGCCATGCCATCAAAATAAAGAACATGGCGACCAATCCAACGATGTTGGCAGCCTTTTCTATTCCTGCCAATTGACAGATGATAACGGCTGATTCACGAACCACGATGACCATCGTGAGTGTCAGGACTAAGGCAAGCCATAGCGGCAAATGGGCGGAGTGAGTAGATTTCATAAGAAATACTGGCCGATTTAGAAAGAGATAGGATAGTAGCAACAAAATATGTAACAGCACTCTAATGAGTGTGTTCTATCTATCAATGATATGAATATTGGTTGAACCTATAGTCGATGATTATATAGAGAGTAGGCAAACTAATAAAGCTTATAGCATATCGTCAGTGCGATTATAAATAGCAACAGCGTTAAGCTCGCTTACTATAATGAATGTATCATTTGCGCCAGGCTACCTTGTGCTCACTTTGAACGACATAGGCTATGGTAGCGCGTTTTGGTGATCGGAAAGCCCCAAATTTAATGCTATGTGCCAAAAAAAAGGATGATATCAATGGATATCATCCTTTTGTCTTTTATAAAGCTATTTTACAGATTCAGTCATTTATATCTTTGAGTCAGGAGTTTCCACTTCTACTGCTAATTCCTCTGACTTAGCGGCTTCAGAATTCAGCGCATCAAACTCATCAAACGCTTTTTCTTCTGCCTCGGTCATCGTCGGCTCTTCAACCTCGTCAGGCTTTTCGAAGTCTTCAAGTACTGGCATCAATAATGTGGCTTGTGCTAATGGCAGTACATCTAAAGGCTCTAAATTGGCCTGACCCAGTAGTTGTCTTAGCGTATCGCTTGGCAAGCGAATCGTTAAACATTCATGCCCGCTGTCATCGTAGCTCTCTTCCTGAATAACACCCAGCTCATATAAGGCGTTTTTTAACTGACCTGCATGATAAGGTAAGGTCAACTCAAAGGTGGTGAGTGTACCAGTCAGTAACTGCTGGACGGCTAACGACAACGCTTCCATACCTAGATTTTCTCTAGAAGAAACATAGACGCGATTGGGTTGTCCTTCGCTAGCATAACCAATATGTGCAGGCTCATCTGTCAAATCAATTTTGTTGTAGACATTGAGCACTGGTACATCATTATCAATCTCCGCTAATACGTCTTTGACCGCCTGAATTTGCTCATGCATATCTTCACTAGAAGAATCGATGACGTGTAGCAATAAATCTGCTTCCAAGGTTTCTTCTAATGTCGCATGAAAGGATTCGACCAACTCATGCGGCAGATGACGGACAAAACCTACCGTATCGACTAAAACAACACGACCAACACCCTGCCAGTCTAAACGGCGTAAAGTGGGATCTAGCGTGGCAAATAATTTATCCGCTGCATAGATATTTTCGTCGACCAAGCGGTTAAATAGCGTAGATTTTCCCGCATTGGTATAACCGACAAGCGAAATCGTCGGCACATCTGATTTTTGGCGGCGGGCTCGACCTTGCGCACGTGTCTGTCTGACTTTCTCGATTCTGCTTTTAAGCTGATTCACGCGCACTTGTAGCAAGCGACGATCGGTCTCAAGCTGGGTTTCGCCGGGTCCACGTAGACCAATACCGCCTTTTTGACGCTCCAAATGCGTCCAACCTCGTACCAAACGCGTCGATAAATGGTTGAGCTGCGCCAGCTCTACTTGTAGCTTACCTTCATAAGTACGGGCACGCTGCGCGAAAATATCCAATATCAAACCCGTACGATCCAGTACGCGACATTTGACCAAAGCTTCAATATTACGCTCTTGTGATGGCGATAAGCTATGGTTAAATAAGACGATATCCGCATCATGTTCGCGTACCAATTCTGCTATTTCTTCTGCTTTACCGCTACCAACGAAGTATCTGGCGTCGGGTCTTTGGCGTGAGCCTGTGACTAAAGCCAAACGATCAGCCCCTGCTGAGTCTGCTAACAGCTCAAATTCACCTAGATCATCAGGATCTTGAATTTGACGGATGTCTAAATGTACTATAATGGCGCGCTCGCCACCTTCGTGTCTTTCAAAATAATCCAAAGAGTATCACCTATTTAATAAAGTAAATATATCGCTATTATCCATTCAGTAAACGTCGATATAGCGTTCATATGACCATATATATGTGGTCTCATCAGTTAATATTAAAGCGTTCTAGCACAATTAACGATGGTTTTATGTTACAGCGTAAATGAAAGCCATAGGCAAATCAGTGAACGCAGCAGAACTGGTTGAATAAAAAGCAACTCATTGAACAAAAAGGAGCTCAGTGAATAAAAAGCAACTCAGTGAACAAATCGTCACTGACTGAATAAATTTTGTTATACTCATGGCGCTTGTTTACGATATATAATCATAAGTTTTTAACCACGAGGGACACAGATGAGCCAATCTAAGTCAGGCTTCTCACTCAGACAACAATTAGGGCGCGGCAAACAAATTGCTGGCATGACCACCACTATCGCTGGTGGATTGCGCGCCGCCCAACGTATTGGCGCATTTAAGCAGCCACCACGCGAAAAATTGCCACGCTATATTCAAGCCTTTTGCCGCAAAATGGCAGGCTCTTTTGGCGTCAAGGTTGTGGCAGTCGAGCGGGTAGAGCAGCATCACGGATTATGGGTATCCAATCATGTGTCATGGATGGATATCCCTGTGGTGGGGACGCTGAGTCCTGCTTTTTTCTTATCCAAAGCTGAAATCGGTGAATGGCCTGTATTTGGTAAGCTGGCTCATGCAGCAGGCACGGTATTTATCGAGCGTGGTTCCGGTGATGCAGGGTCGGTCGCCGCCCAAATTGCCAGTTTTTTGACCAAAGGTTTCTCGGTCATATTCTTCCCTGAGGCGACCACCACCGATGGCAAAAAAATCAAGCGTATTCATGGCACGTTGCTACAAGCTGCCATAGATGCTGACGTACCCGTACGCCCACTGGTAATTGCTTACGTCAATAAAGACGGCACGTTAAGTGAAGAGTTGCCTTACTATGGCAAGCTTACGATGAAAGAGAGCATAAAAAAGGTGCTCGATACGAAAGATGTGACCGCCTATGTATTGCCACTTGAGCCAATAGATCCTAAAGGGTTGAGCAAAAGTGAATTGACGGATTTGTTACAAGCCCGTATGCAAGAAGGTTTGGCGGAACTGCATTCGCGAGTCTTAACGAAAGTCGCTAAAGTTTAAGCGGTGACAGCTTAATAGTTTCGAATATTTAACACGCTCTAATAAAAAAGGCGCAAATCGCTCAGTTTATAACTGCGATTTGCGCCTTTTTTGTTTACTAAATACTCAAACATTAATTTATAAATGCTTTACCTATATCAAACTAAGGTGATGGATTGGGATGCTGGGTATGCACCGCTTCAATCGCTTCCAATACTTCTGAGCTTAAGGTTAAGTGTATACTATCGATGTTGGATTTTAGCTGCTCGATCGTAGTAGCGCCAATAATATTACTGGTGACAAATGAGCGTGAGTTAACGAAAGCTAGTGCCATCTGTGCCATATCTAAACCTGCATCTTCTGCTATTTTGGCGTATTGAGTAGTGGCTGATAGCGCTTCTTCGTTGGTATAGCGCGCAAAGCGATCATACATCGTCAGACGCGCACCCGCTGGACGTTTGCCATCGAGATATTTACCAGATAATACACCAAAGCCAAGCGGTGAATAAGCCAGTAGACCCACATTCTCACGGTGCGTAATCTCGGCCATAGCGACTTCATATAAGCGATTTAGCAAACTATAAGGATTTTGCACCGTGATAGGGGCGATCAAACCATTTTTATCGGCCTCCCATAGGTAGCGCATCAGTCCCCAAGCGGTGTCGTTCGATAGTCCATAAGCGCGAATACGCCCTTTTTTAATCTCATCATTTAACGCTTGAATGGTCTCTAGAAATGGTGTCAAATCATCTAATGGTTGCGCTGCCATCTCTTCGGTATAGCCAAGCTGACTAAAAAAATTCGCTTGGCGTTCAGGCCAATGGAGCTGGTAAATATCAATATAATCGGTCTGCAAACGCTGAAGATTGCCATCGATGGCGCTGCTAATATGTTCGGCATTAAAACGCGTTTGCCCATCACGCAAAAAATCCATCGGCGATATTTTGCTAGCAAGGATAACTTTATCGCGCTGTTTGGTTTTATTAAACCATGTACCCATAAAGCGTTCAGTATCGCCTTGCTTGTCCTTATCCGGCGGCGATGGATACATCTCCGCCGTATCCCAAAAATTCACCCCTTCGCTTAGCGCCATGTCCATTTGTTCATGTGCTTGGGTCTCGGTATTTTGCTGTCCCCATGTCATCGTGCCTAAACAAATCTTAGAAACTTTTTCATTGAGTTGTGGCAACATTTGATATTGCATATGAATGTCCTTTGTAAATGTATTTTTATAGCTGACAGTTTTTTAAGCGATTACATGAGCTTTATACCAGTGACACCAGGCGGGGTAACCTTAAAGATTTTTACTTTAAATAACAGGGATTGTCCGGCAAGGGGATGGTTAAAATCCACTTCGACTTGCTCGTCATCGAGTGCACTAATCGTACCCGGCAGCGTGTTTTTGCCTTTGTCTTCGAACTCTACCATCATGCCGATTTCTGGATTATCAGCGATTAACGCAAACTGAGTACGGCTGAAATGTTGGATGTTGTCAGGATTCCAATCGCCAAATGCCTGCTCCGGCTCAAGGTGGGCAGAGCGCGTATCACCAGCACGCAGGTTCATTAATACCTGCTCAAAGCCAGGTAACAAACTTTCATCACCAATGGTGAGCGTCACAGGCGCATCACGGCTAAAGGTAGAATCAATCATCGTACCGTTCTCTAGTGATACTTCAAAGTGCAGCTTTACAAGGCTGCCAAAAGTGATACGGGTGTCTTCATTGGGATTGATAAATTGTGAGTCGGTCATAGTCAACAGCCATTTATTACGGGATTAGGAATTGGTTTGGCGAATAATATAAGAAATGATAAGCCATCTTGGAGAGTATGTAAGCGTAAATAGTGTAACGCAAATAGTGTAATATATTTGGCAATTCTAAGAGCAGGCAGGGGTTTTTATGGTAAATAAACAACAAGGTCACATTAAAAAGTGGCAAGACGACAAAGGCTTTGGTTTTATCGAAACACAGAATGGTGATTCAATATTCTTTCATATCAATGAGTTTAAAGCGCGCCGTCGCCCTGAGGTCGGTGAGCCCGTTGTTTTTACGTTTGGGCAAGACAACCAAGGGCGTATGCAAGCAAAAGATGTACAAGAACTGAGCTTTGTGCAGCAAAAAATGGCGCAAAAAAATCAGAAAATCCGTCAGCGTAATCACAAACGTAGCATGCAAGCAGACTTTGAAGCGGGACAAAAGAAACGTTTGTTCCTTGGTGTGGGCTTTTATGGCGTATTAATCTTGTTGGCCGCTATGAACAAGCTCAGCTGGCTAGTTGTGGGTTGGTATGTGGCTTTGGGTCTCATTACTTATATGATGTATGCCAAAGACAAAGCCGCTGCTCAGAATAATGATTGGCGCACACCTGAATCAACCTTGCATCTGCTAAGTGCGCTGGGCGGTTGGGTGGGCGCGATGGTTGCGCAAACGTATCTACGCCACAAGTCGCAAAAGCCTGAATTTCGAGTGGCATATTATTTGACTGTTCTCATCAATATGGCGGGGTTATTGTTTATATTGACAGGAGGAAGCTTGAAATTTTTGCAAGGATTACTTGATTCTTTGGTATAAAAGCACTTGTTTATTTATCATAGTGAGCGGTGTAGTTTTGATGTTTAATGCTTAAGTCTAAAATAAACGGCTCATGAAACATCAAAGTTTTATATCTTGAGTGGCTGCTTGCCGTGCATTGGTATTTTGTGCGAGTATGACGAATCGTACGCAATGAGCACGATTTTTCAGAATAAACCTTAAATGGATTTTATTAATAATAAAAGGCGAACGTAAGTGATTACTTTATACAAATACACCCATCCAAGTCGCGCTGAAACGGTCATTTGGGCATTGCAGGAGCTGGGCTTAGAATATGAGACCAAAGAAATAGATGGCAAAAAAGGGGAGCAGCGTAGTCCTGAGTTTTTAGCCGTTAACCCCTTTGGTAAAATCCCTACCATCACACATGAAGGCAAACATTTTACTGAGTCGTTGGCTATTATTGAATATCTCAATGAGTTACACCCTGACAAACCTTTGACACCAAACACAGCAGATGAGAACTTCGCTGAGAAAAACTATAAACTTCGCCAAGTAATTTCATTTGGCATGATCGAGATTGAGAGTTATCTATGGATACTCACCAAAATCAAGGTATTAGACAATTATGAAAACTGGCCTGAGGGCACCGCTAACAACTGCATGAAGTGTATCCAAAAAGCCCTACCAATTGCTTATGCTTGGGTAGATGAGCAGGAGTATATAGCGGGGGACAGCTTTACGCTGGCAGACATTTATTATCAGCATTTGTTTTCATGGTTGAAGATGCTGGGCGTTGCGTTGCCTGAGCAGGTTCAAGATTATCTTAAAAAATTATCGAAGCGTGAGAAATTTCCTAAGAGGTAATCAATCATGACTTTCAGCTTTTAAGAGTGGCGTATAGGCGCAATACTCTATGCCAATAGTCTTTATCAGAAAAAATGATGAATAAAAAAGGTGGGTTACGACTGAGTAATCCACCTTTTTTATTTATTTATAAATTGAATTAATATTTCTAGCTGTAGACGGTTACAACCGTGGCATTTCACGCTTTTTTTCTAAAAATAGCATGTCAATGACAATCAACGCTACACCGATACTAATGCCCATATCCGCAATATTAAAGATAGGGTAATGCCAGACATCAGCGTTGTGTACATGGATGAAGTCGATGACGTGACCATGTAGCAAGCGGTCAATGAGATTGCCAACCGCACCGCCGAGCACTAGCGCTAGACCTGTCGATAGTAGCTTGGCTTGGCGCGGGGCTTTTATCAGGTAGCCAATTAAAAATAGCGACATTATCAATGCCAGTCCCGAAAAAAACCACTTCTGCCAACCACCGGCATCTGCCAAAAAGCTAAATGCCGCGCCATAGTTGTATGCCAATGTCCAATTCAGAAAAGGCTCAATCACAGGTACTGGCTCATGAAAAGTCAGTTTAGTTTCAGCCAGCCACTTCGTCCATTGATCGATAATTAGCACGACCAACGATAGGAGATACCACGTAAACGCACGACGGCCATTCGCAATCATTTTTGGCGTCTTATTCAGACGACTTTTCGGTGTCGTTGAGCTGCCTGTGGTTGCATGAGCTGGTTCAGGTGATTTATCGACTTCACCATATGGCGGCTTGTTGTTTGATGATTCTGTTGAGTTAGGCGTATGGTTAGGCATAGTGGCGCACCTCACCATCACCGCTGACGTTAGTCACGCAGCGCGCGCATAATTCTGGATGTGCACTATCGGTACCGATATCATCACGGATATGCCAGCAGCGTACGCACTTGGTGCCAGTTGCGGCGCTCACCTTGACCACTAAGCCTACTGATTCATCCGTGCTGCCGTCAGTTTGCTCATCTGTGCTTGTTTTATCGGCAGGAGCGTCGTTCATTGGTTTCAAAGTTGCGCTACTAGTGATTAGTACAAAGCGCAGCTCTTCACCCAGCTTGGCCAAGCTTTCGTGCATTGCACCGTCAGCATATAGATTAACATCGGCAGACAAGTTAGCGTTGATGATTTTTTCACCACGTGCCGTTTCGATATGTTTATTGACCATATCCTTTGCCAACATGATACGTTGCCAGTCATCGTTGCTGATCGCGCTTAGCTCAAATTCTGGAAATGTATACCATTCTTCAGTAAATACATAATTGTCAGCGCCATGCAATACTTCCCACGCTTCTTGTGCCGTGAATGACAAAATCGGCGTAATCCAGCGAATGA
Proteins encoded in this region:
- a CDS encoding glutathione S-transferase family protein gives rise to the protein MITLYKYTHPSRAETVIWALQELGLEYETKEIDGKKGEQRSPEFLAVNPFGKIPTITHEGKHFTESLAIIEYLNELHPDKPLTPNTADENFAEKNYKLRQVISFGMIEIESYLWILTKIKVLDNYENWPEGTANNCMKCIQKALPIAYAWVDEQEYIAGDSFTLADIYYQHLFSWLKMLGVALPEQVQDYLKKLSKREKFPKR
- the lspA gene encoding signal peptidase II, with protein sequence MPNHTPNSTESSNNKPPYGEVDKSPEPAHATTGSSTTPKSRLNKTPKMIANGRRAFTWYLLSLVVLIIDQWTKWLAETKLTFHEPVPVIEPFLNWTLAYNYGAAFSFLADAGGWQKWFFSGLALIMSLFLIGYLIKAPRQAKLLSTGLALVLGGAVGNLIDRLLHGHVIDFIHVHNADVWHYPIFNIADMGISIGVALIVIDMLFLEKKREMPRL
- a CDS encoding LrgB family protein; its protein translation is MTFDNVFVATFAAILLTLIAHVTARVLARKLSWLPMVITALALVLLFLFILQWDYNDYYDVAKPVFDHLLGYVTVLLAVPLAAMNFKGLPVKKLTLIVILASVVGALLPMSLAYLFSLSHDTILAFATRSVTTPIGLSVADLIKAPLAMANLIIIVSGLIGGTLARFLFRGIDDDRAKGLALGLAAHAFGTVEAWQISHTAGRYAAFGLAVNGLVTAVWVPIFISALSI
- a CDS encoding aldo/keto reductase; its protein translation is MQYQMLPQLNEKVSKICLGTMTWGQQNTETQAHEQMDMALSEGVNFWDTAEMYPSPPDKDKQGDTERFMGTWFNKTKQRDKVILASKISPMDFLRDGQTRFNAEHISSAIDGNLQRLQTDYIDIYQLHWPERQANFFSQLGYTEEMAAQPLDDLTPFLETIQALNDEIKKGRIRAYGLSNDTAWGLMRYLWEADKNGLIAPITVQNPYSLLNRLYEVAMAEITHRENVGLLAYSPLGFGVLSGKYLDGKRPAGARLTMYDRFARYTNEEALSATTQYAKIAEDAGLDMAQMALAFVNSRSFVTSNIIGATTIEQLKSNIDSIHLTLSSEVLEAIEAVHTQHPNPSP
- a CDS encoding FKBP-type peptidyl-prolyl cis-trans isomerase, which translates into the protein MTDSQFINPNEDTRITFGSLVKLHFEVSLENGTMIDSTFSRDAPVTLTIGDESLLPGFEQVLMNLRAGDTRSAHLEPEQAFGDWNPDNIQHFSRTQFALIADNPEIGMMVEFEDKGKNTLPGTISALDDEQVEVDFNHPLAGQSLLFKVKIFKVTPPGVTGIKLM
- a CDS encoding DUF1294 domain-containing protein — encoded protein: MVNKQQGHIKKWQDDKGFGFIETQNGDSIFFHINEFKARRRPEVGEPVVFTFGQDNQGRMQAKDVQELSFVQQKMAQKNQKIRQRNHKRSMQADFEAGQKKRLFLGVGFYGVLILLAAMNKLSWLVVGWYVALGLITYMMYAKDKAAAQNNDWRTPESTLHLLSALGGWVGAMVAQTYLRHKSQKPEFRVAYYLTVLINMAGLLFILTGGSLKFLQGLLDSLV
- a CDS encoding lysophospholipid acyltransferase family protein; this translates as MSQSKSGFSLRQQLGRGKQIAGMTTTIAGGLRAAQRIGAFKQPPREKLPRYIQAFCRKMAGSFGVKVVAVERVEQHHGLWVSNHVSWMDIPVVGTLSPAFFLSKAEIGEWPVFGKLAHAAGTVFIERGSGDAGSVAAQIASFLTKGFSVIFFPEATTTDGKKIKRIHGTLLQAAIDADVPVRPLVIAYVNKDGTLSEELPYYGKLTMKESIKKVLDTKDVTAYVLPLEPIDPKGLSKSELTDLLQARMQEGLAELHSRVLTKVAKV
- a CDS encoding CidA/LrgA family protein, with the translated sequence MKSTHSAHLPLWLALVLTLTMVIVVRESAVIICQLAGIEKAANIVGLVAMFFILMAWRLLKGLPSWLTQASNTLLVDSGFAFLPVSAGAGLLLFALGDELWGVMLTMMISTLIPLWGLAILANRSLNHDVSIDSTTVEEHKGQL
- the hflX gene encoding ribosome rescue GTPase HflX, with translation MDYFERHEGGERAIIVHLDIRQIQDPDDLGEFELLADSAGADRLALVTGSRQRPDARYFVGSGKAEEIAELVREHDADIVLFNHSLSPSQERNIEALVKCRVLDRTGLILDIFAQRARTYEGKLQVELAQLNHLSTRLVRGWTHLERQKGGIGLRGPGETQLETDRRLLQVRVNQLKSRIEKVRQTRAQGRARRQKSDVPTISLVGYTNAGKSTLFNRLVDENIYAADKLFATLDPTLRRLDWQGVGRVVLVDTVGFVRHLPHELVESFHATLEETLEADLLLHVIDSSSEDMHEQIQAVKDVLAEIDNDVPVLNVYNKIDLTDEPAHIGYASEGQPNRVYVSSRENLGMEALSLAVQQLLTGTLTTFELTLPYHAGQLKNALYELGVIQEESYDDSGHECLTIRLPSDTLRQLLGQANLEPLDVLPLAQATLLMPVLEDFEKPDEVEEPTMTEAEEKAFDEFDALNSEAAKSEELAVEVETPDSKI